A single region of the Pseudonocardia alni genome encodes:
- a CDS encoding P-loop NTPase family protein: MPRQQSVAGTNLTPEVLARALQRLVDEDTSPATPSAELAVRQPTTVLRKETPRRSAISDHHDHIRAENAARRAPYLATSATAAAGYLGWGLTELVGLAAGPGAELATTTGIGLTSLGAIAGARALLHSRIPAFWRRQSWAAGAGTAAWITAASAVGPANWTMTALLAGGAAATWASWMKQHSIPDVDLNAPQLPEASDETTSGDYGDTLAQRWSESVSRRGKALPGSMLTDRVDLSRAIRWTVRTPAGDASFDDVFGRRPRIAGALGVSAKNLIIEPHEDNEAWAYLTVIVRDLLSGGIPYRGPRYDNGVIPLGPFADGEGDMQFYAVEDIGVRNGLVTGEPGSGKSACLEAIGLGIKQSAVWHLLFGDGDPDGGSSPVLNDISDWAEAGPRQVLAQLEAIEAALEIRSLLKSTLTEGPDGPVRITDPSQQSPLRKLLPSTTIPGLMWIIDELQRLSTDAWLASQDFIPRLERVVRIGRKYGVAVVVGTQSLLAGDYGNSTVLRGYLMARNLFAFRNMNRSENAVVGGMAVTPGSLPPGGGYCFAIAGGRLSMGRVAWAPDLGEWATALPSCALDENTALAMRDFQPAIEQSPGARFAAQVEKLHAWRRRKESGEPVDVPATTVGDAVEAALPAFMQGLQIPSALSAQNVVALRPRPTSSPAPDGPQAAPDIEGLPASQQEVLRALQAGCRRTGEIVAATGLKAPAVSKSLGALAEMGVAHKIAHGQWEPAGTESQTG; encoded by the coding sequence ATGCCCAGGCAGCAGAGCGTCGCCGGCACCAACCTCACCCCAGAGGTCCTGGCCCGCGCCCTGCAGCGCCTGGTCGACGAGGACACCAGCCCGGCCACTCCCTCCGCCGAGCTCGCCGTGCGCCAGCCCACCACTGTGCTGCGCAAGGAGACGCCCCGGCGGTCGGCGATCAGCGATCACCACGATCACATCCGAGCTGAGAACGCCGCCCGCCGTGCCCCCTACCTGGCGACCTCCGCCACGGCCGCCGCCGGCTACCTCGGCTGGGGTCTGACCGAACTCGTCGGCCTCGCCGCCGGCCCCGGCGCCGAGCTGGCCACGACCACCGGCATCGGTCTCACCTCCCTCGGAGCGATCGCCGGTGCTCGCGCCCTGCTCCACAGCCGCATCCCGGCCTTCTGGCGCCGGCAGTCCTGGGCCGCGGGCGCAGGCACCGCGGCCTGGATCACCGCCGCCTCTGCCGTCGGCCCCGCCAACTGGACGATGACGGCGCTGCTCGCCGGAGGCGCTGCCGCGACCTGGGCCAGCTGGATGAAGCAGCACAGCATCCCCGACGTCGACCTCAACGCTCCCCAGCTGCCCGAGGCGAGCGACGAGACCACCAGCGGTGACTACGGCGACACGCTGGCCCAGCGCTGGTCCGAGAGCGTCAGCCGCCGCGGCAAGGCACTGCCCGGATCCATGCTCACCGACCGCGTCGATCTCAGCCGCGCCATCCGCTGGACCGTGCGCACCCCGGCCGGCGACGCCTCTTTCGACGACGTGTTCGGCCGCCGCCCCCGCATCGCTGGCGCGCTCGGCGTCTCGGCGAAGAACTTGATCATCGAACCGCACGAGGACAACGAAGCCTGGGCCTACCTGACCGTCATCGTGCGCGACTTGCTCTCCGGCGGCATCCCCTACCGAGGCCCGCGCTACGACAACGGCGTCATCCCCCTCGGCCCGTTCGCAGACGGCGAGGGCGACATGCAGTTCTACGCCGTCGAGGACATCGGCGTGCGCAACGGCCTGGTCACCGGTGAGCCAGGATCGGGAAAGTCAGCCTGCCTCGAGGCGATCGGGCTCGGTATCAAGCAGAGCGCTGTCTGGCACCTGCTGTTCGGCGACGGCGACCCCGACGGAGGGTCCAGCCCCGTACTCAACGACATCAGCGACTGGGCCGAGGCCGGGCCCCGCCAGGTGCTCGCCCAGCTCGAAGCCATCGAGGCCGCCCTCGAGATCCGCAGCCTGCTCAAGTCCACCCTCACCGAGGGCCCCGACGGCCCGGTTCGAATCACCGACCCCTCGCAGCAAAGCCCCCTGCGTAAGCTGCTGCCCAGCACCACCATCCCCGGCCTGATGTGGATCATCGACGAGCTGCAGCGGCTCAGCACCGACGCCTGGCTCGCATCGCAGGATTTCATCCCGCGCCTCGAACGTGTCGTGCGGATCGGCCGCAAGTACGGCGTCGCCGTGGTCGTCGGGACCCAGTCCCTGCTCGCTGGCGACTACGGCAACAGCACCGTGCTGCGTGGCTACCTGATGGCCCGCAACCTGTTCGCCTTCCGCAACATGAACCGCAGCGAGAACGCGGTGGTCGGCGGGATGGCCGTCACCCCAGGGTCTCTGCCTCCTGGAGGTGGCTACTGCTTCGCCATCGCCGGTGGCCGCTTGTCGATGGGCCGCGTCGCCTGGGCTCCCGACCTGGGGGAATGGGCCACAGCTCTCCCGTCATGCGCGCTCGACGAGAACACCGCCCTGGCCATGCGCGACTTCCAGCCCGCGATCGAGCAGAGCCCGGGCGCCCGCTTTGCCGCGCAGGTCGAGAAGCTCCACGCCTGGCGGCGCCGGAAGGAGTCCGGCGAACCCGTCGACGTCCCTGCCACGACCGTAGGCGACGCCGTTGAGGCCGCTCTGCCGGCGTTCATGCAAGGACTCCAGATCCCGTCCGCGCTCAGTGCGCAGAACGTCGTCGCGCTGCGCCCACGACCGACCAGCTCGCCGGCTCCCGACGGCCCGCAGGCCGCCCCGGACATCGAAGGGCTCCCCGCCAGCCAACAGGAGGTTCTACGCGCGCTCCAGGCCGGTTGTCGCCGCACTGGCGAGATCGTCGCCGCGACCGGTCTCAAGGCACCCGCCGTGTCCAAGTCGCTCGGCGCGCTCGCCGAGATGGGCGTCGCCCACAAGATCGCTCACGGGCAGTGGGAACCGGCCGGGACTGAAAGCCAGACCGGATGA